A part of Sulfurimonas sp. HSL-1716 genomic DNA contains:
- the cobA gene encoding uroporphyrinogen-III C-methyltransferase encodes MSRVYLTGAGPGDIELLTLKALRVIKEADVIIYDRLANPDILKEAKNGCEFVYVGKEDGHHIMPQDQINETIYQNALKYNKVVRLKGGDPFVFGRGGEEGAYLKERNIEFEIIPGITSAVSVPAYAGIPVTHRGVAVSFRVVTAHESPNKKESQIPWDNYKTDDTIVFLMGLHNLSKISKKLIGIGKPSNYPCAVISKGTTKDQKVVVGTLGDIVEKAVDMPTPALIIVGEVVNLREQLQWFKGND; translated from the coding sequence ATGAGCAGAGTGTATTTGACGGGTGCGGGTCCCGGTGACATAGAACTATTGACGCTAAAAGCGCTTAGAGTCATAAAAGAAGCTGACGTGATCATCTATGACCGTCTTGCTAATCCCGATATTTTAAAAGAAGCGAAAAACGGCTGCGAGTTTGTCTATGTCGGCAAAGAAGACGGCCATCATATCATGCCTCAAGACCAGATCAATGAAACGATCTATCAAAATGCCTTAAAATACAATAAGGTCGTACGGCTTAAAGGAGGAGATCCTTTCGTTTTCGGCCGCGGCGGAGAGGAAGGTGCTTATCTTAAAGAGCGCAATATCGAGTTTGAGATCATACCCGGCATCACTTCTGCCGTCAGCGTCCCGGCTTATGCGGGAATTCCTGTTACGCATCGCGGGGTAGCGGTATCTTTTCGTGTAGTTACCGCTCATGAATCTCCGAATAAAAAAGAGTCGCAGATCCCTTGGGACAATTATAAGACCGATGACACCATCGTCTTTTTGATGGGATTGCACAATCTGTCAAAGATCTCAAAAAAGCTTATAGGTATCGGCAAACCGAGCAATTATCCGTGTGCCGTTATCTCAAAAGGAACGACAAAAGATCAGAAAGTCGTTGTGGGTACGCTTGGCGATATAGTTGAAAAAGCTGTCGATATGCCTACTCCTGCACTCATTATAGTTGGAGAAGTGGTTAACCTTCGTGAACAGCTGCAATGGTTCAAGGGTAATGATTAA